A single genomic interval of Mycolicibacterium sp. MU0053 harbors:
- a CDS encoding thiamine pyrophosphate-binding protein, which yields MPRKHRVVDHIVGYLATIGVDHVFGVDGANIEDLYDAAYFQAGITAVLAKHEFGAATMADGYSRSGAGLGVVAATSGGGALNLVAGLGESLASRIPVLALVGQPATTMDGRGSFQDTSGRNGALNAAALFSAVSVSCQRILAAADIVAALPRAISAARTGGPAVLLLPKNIQQDAVGSTGRGTNDGHGARDVPPLPASVGDLHAIAQELRRAKGAVTIIAGEQVARDDARAELEQLRAELGALVATVPDAKDVAATSGFGSSCALGVTGVMGHPGVAEELATSAACLVIGTRLSMTARAGLEEALATVPTVSIGSAPPYLACTHAHTDDLRGSLRLLTEAVRDRGGPAGPHGSAASRRTELVPPPFAGPGLRYRDIMSALDGALTDGDDIVVDAGNTGASAVHYLPVRRGGRFAVALGMGGMGYSFGAGIGMAFGRANSGRPPARTVVVAGDGAFFMHGMEIHTAVHYRLPVTFVLLNNNAHAMCVTREQLFYDDLYSYNRFRPSRLGAGLAAMFPGLSSADVSDIEGFTAAVRAVRDVDGPAVVSVECAADEIPPFAPFLTNDSATHVATQNTSTIKENRDVAARA from the coding sequence ATGCCAAGAAAGCACCGGGTGGTCGACCACATCGTCGGGTACCTCGCGACCATTGGGGTCGACCACGTGTTCGGGGTGGACGGCGCCAACATCGAGGATCTGTACGACGCCGCGTATTTCCAGGCCGGCATCACCGCGGTGCTGGCCAAGCATGAGTTCGGCGCCGCCACAATGGCCGATGGGTACAGCCGGAGCGGCGCGGGCCTGGGGGTGGTGGCGGCGACCTCCGGTGGCGGCGCGCTGAACCTCGTGGCCGGCCTGGGCGAGTCGTTGGCCAGTCGTATTCCGGTGCTGGCGCTGGTCGGTCAACCCGCCACCACGATGGACGGGCGGGGCAGCTTTCAGGACACCAGTGGCCGCAACGGCGCGCTCAACGCCGCCGCGTTATTCTCGGCGGTATCGGTGTCGTGCCAGCGGATACTTGCGGCCGCCGACATCGTCGCGGCGTTGCCCAGGGCGATCAGCGCGGCCCGCACGGGTGGTCCGGCGGTCCTGTTGTTACCCAAGAATATTCAGCAGGACGCCGTTGGCAGCACTGGCCGCGGGACCAACGACGGCCACGGCGCACGGGACGTGCCACCGCTGCCGGCATCGGTCGGCGACCTGCACGCCATCGCCCAGGAACTGCGCCGTGCGAAGGGGGCTGTCACGATCATCGCCGGTGAACAGGTGGCCCGCGACGACGCCCGGGCCGAACTCGAGCAACTGCGCGCGGAACTAGGCGCGTTGGTGGCTACCGTCCCCGACGCCAAGGATGTCGCCGCGACATCAGGTTTCGGCTCGTCGTGCGCGCTGGGAGTCACCGGTGTCATGGGCCACCCGGGGGTGGCCGAGGAATTGGCCACCAGCGCGGCGTGCCTCGTGATCGGCACCCGGCTGTCGATGACAGCACGCGCCGGCCTCGAGGAGGCGCTGGCAACGGTGCCCACGGTCTCGATCGGTTCGGCGCCGCCGTACCTTGCGTGCACCCACGCGCACACCGATGACCTGCGTGGCTCGCTGCGTTTGCTGACCGAGGCCGTCCGCGACCGGGGCGGACCCGCGGGCCCACACGGGTCGGCCGCGTCGCGCCGCACCGAGTTGGTTCCCCCGCCGTTCGCCGGCCCCGGTCTCCGGTACCGCGACATCATGTCTGCACTTGACGGTGCACTGACCGACGGGGACGACATCGTGGTGGACGCCGGAAACACCGGCGCCTCGGCGGTCCACTATCTTCCGGTGCGGCGCGGCGGCAGATTCGCGGTCGCACTCGGCATGGGCGGCATGGGTTACAGCTTCGGCGCGGGCATCGGGATGGCCTTCGGGCGAGCCAACAGCGGGCGGCCCCCCGCGCGCACCGTGGTGGTCGCCGGCGACGGTGCGTTCTTCATGCACGGCATGGAGATACACACCGCGGTGCACTACCGACTTCCGGTGACGTTCGTGCTGCTGAACAACAACGCCCACGCCATGTGCGTCACCCGTGAACAGCTTTTCTATGACGACCTCTACAGCTACAACCGGTTCCGGCCCAGCCGGCTCGGCGCCGGTCTGGCGGCGATGTTCCCGGGACTGAGCTCGGCCGATGTCAGCGACATCGAGGGGTTCACCGCTGCGGTGCGCGCGGTGCGGGACGTCGACGGCCCGGCGGTGGTCAGTGTGGAATGCGCGGCCGACGAAATCCCGCCCTTCGCACCGTTCCTGACGAACGACTCCGCCACACACGTTGCTACCCAGAACACTTCGACAATCAAGGAGAATCGCGATGTCGCTGCCCGCGCTTGA
- a CDS encoding molybdopterin-dependent oxidoreductase — protein MAAATSNSRMVGGVAAAAVALGVAQLVGIPFGGQADARTAVGAAVVDLTPAPISELIIATLGSLDKLFLALVVLVVIATIAALAGTLETRRRPIGSVVIVAAGILGCAAVLSRAGAAATDVVPTVVGTACGVLVLRVLVHRLWPGRAEDEARQDNPDAVKRRSLVLFGLLGFGVVSGIAGTVLTRLLHSADADRDTFTLAGPRSKAPPIPPDVQPNDVALPNFVTASNDFYRVDTALIVPQLSHRDWRLRVHGMVDREATYSFDDLAGFELIERVVTLTCVSNPVGGELISNGVWTGYRLADLLAAAGVHADADMMLSTSSDGFTAGTPVQALTDGRDALLAVGLNGEPLPTAHGYPARLIVPGLYGYVSATKWVVDLELTRFDRARAYWTRRGWAERAPIKTQSRVDVPRAGQDVPAGPVVFGGVAWAQNRGVRAVEVRIDDGVWQPAELGASYSNETWRLWSLPWQAKSPGAHTITVRATDNDGVTQTSDQVGTVPDGATGWHSVDFNVVPG, from the coding sequence ATGGCAGCCGCCACGTCGAATTCGCGAATGGTCGGTGGAGTGGCCGCGGCCGCGGTCGCGCTGGGCGTCGCGCAGCTGGTGGGCATTCCGTTCGGGGGACAGGCCGATGCGCGGACGGCCGTCGGCGCCGCGGTCGTCGACCTGACGCCGGCGCCGATCAGCGAACTGATCATTGCGACGCTCGGGTCGCTGGACAAGCTCTTTCTGGCCCTGGTGGTGCTCGTGGTGATCGCGACCATCGCCGCACTGGCCGGAACGCTCGAGACCCGCCGCCGCCCGATCGGCAGCGTTGTCATCGTCGCCGCGGGGATTCTCGGGTGCGCGGCCGTGCTGTCGCGCGCGGGGGCCGCCGCCACCGACGTGGTCCCCACCGTGGTGGGGACCGCCTGCGGCGTGCTCGTGTTGCGGGTGCTCGTCCACCGGCTCTGGCCGGGACGCGCCGAAGACGAAGCCCGCCAGGATAACCCGGACGCGGTGAAACGTAGGAGCCTGGTGCTCTTCGGGCTGCTCGGCTTCGGCGTGGTCAGCGGTATCGCGGGTACCGTCCTCACTCGATTGCTGCATTCGGCCGACGCTGACCGTGACACCTTCACGCTCGCCGGGCCGCGCTCGAAGGCGCCGCCCATACCGCCGGATGTGCAACCGAACGACGTCGCGCTGCCGAACTTCGTCACCGCCAGCAACGACTTCTACCGGGTCGATACCGCGTTGATCGTCCCGCAACTCAGCCACCGCGACTGGCGGCTGCGCGTCCACGGCATGGTCGATCGCGAAGCCACCTACAGCTTCGACGACCTCGCCGGTTTCGAGCTGATCGAGCGAGTGGTGACGCTGACCTGCGTGTCGAACCCCGTTGGGGGTGAACTCATCTCGAACGGTGTCTGGACCGGTTATCGGTTGGCTGATCTGCTGGCCGCTGCCGGCGTGCACGCCGACGCCGACATGATGCTCTCGACCTCGTCCGACGGATTTACCGCCGGAACGCCGGTGCAGGCGCTGACCGACGGCCGTGACGCACTCCTCGCGGTCGGCCTCAACGGTGAGCCGCTGCCCACCGCGCATGGCTATCCGGCCAGGTTGATCGTGCCGGGGCTGTACGGCTACGTGAGCGCCACCAAGTGGGTGGTGGACCTGGAGCTGACCCGCTTCGACCGGGCCCGGGCGTACTGGACGCGGCGGGGCTGGGCAGAACGCGCGCCGATCAAGACGCAGTCCCGGGTCGACGTGCCCCGGGCCGGTCAGGACGTGCCGGCCGGGCCGGTGGTGTTCGGCGGCGTCGCGTGGGCGCAGAACCGAGGCGTGCGGGCCGTGGAGGTCCGTATCGACGACGGCGTGTGGCAGCCCGCCGAATTGGGCGCGAGCTATTCAAACGAGACATGGCGGCTGTGGAGCCTGCCGTGGCAGGCAAAAAGCCCTGGGGCGCACACCATCACGGTGCGTGCCACCGACAACGACGGCGTCACACAGACTTCCGACCAGGTCGGTACGGTTCCGGACGGTGCCACCGGCTGGCATTCGGTGGACTTCAACGTGGTGCCGGGCTGA
- a CDS encoding TetR/AcrR family transcriptional regulator, whose translation MAERWTKERRTEHTRQILLDAAEEVFARKGLTGAALEEIADSAGFTRGAIYSQFGAKEKLFLAVVDRQRDRFLDGFIEVMASFHRLSDVDVNELADRWQQLSSDPQRAALGYELTLYLLRNPDARERVAAQRRETITALGEFISKNVARIGGTLTMEPKALARVILAANDGITLDSHLDDENLYRPYLQLIMSSVETPP comes from the coding sequence GTGGCTGAGCGTTGGACCAAAGAGCGGCGAACCGAGCACACCCGACAAATCTTGTTGGATGCCGCCGAAGAAGTTTTTGCACGCAAGGGGTTGACCGGCGCGGCGCTCGAGGAGATCGCCGACTCCGCGGGCTTTACCCGCGGCGCCATCTACTCCCAGTTCGGCGCCAAGGAGAAGTTGTTCTTGGCCGTCGTGGATCGGCAGCGCGACCGCTTCCTCGACGGGTTTATCGAGGTCATGGCGTCGTTTCATCGGCTCAGCGACGTCGATGTCAACGAGCTGGCCGATCGGTGGCAGCAACTGAGCAGTGACCCGCAGCGCGCGGCCCTGGGCTACGAGCTGACGTTGTACCTGCTACGCAATCCTGATGCACGGGAACGTGTGGCCGCCCAACGCCGCGAAACCATTACCGCGCTCGGCGAATTCATCAGCAAGAACGTTGCCCGCATCGGCGGCACCCTGACCATGGAGCCCAAAGCATTGGCGCGGGTGATCCTGGCCGCCAATGACGGCATTACCTTGGACAGTCACCTCGACGACGAGAACCTCTACCGGCCCTATCTGCAGCTCATCATGTCCAGCGTCGAAACCCCGCCCTAG
- a CDS encoding aromatic ring-hydroxylating oxygenase subunit alpha, whose translation MPATRPGEWLDPDSGVGLGLEDVQPGTYNMTIKTDRYTSREYAERERDAIWMKVWQIVGRADDLPKTGDWKKHNIGDQSFIIVRGKDGKLRGFVNACRHRGNALCITDTGNAKRGFLCQYHLWSYDLEGRLRGVLREELAGQIDKTENSLHEVPVDTFAGFIFLNPDPGAAPLREYLGEDVYHLLEPYNIEQFTTVMDVQEAIDCNWKVVMDAFEEGYHINGIHPQLLAVLHINPATARYQFFENHSVAMAPFEVAGAGAQAQVDGMMALPETFPGTAAVIPRFQELVAPYLDKDGKVNFPDGVTARALLQEATREVLTGMGLDVSNLTDDQMVDNQGWVLFPNYFMTVRAGECHVITSSPLPDGDPNRCIWHVASYMYLPEEHRSAFHAEPIVVEEPGSYKYFEALQQDYVQMPRQQLGLRNNRLDHMSLVKEEVVIAHFHSVIDRHMDAAQN comes from the coding sequence ATGCCAGCAACGCGACCCGGAGAATGGCTCGACCCCGACTCTGGGGTGGGCCTCGGCCTCGAAGACGTCCAGCCGGGGACGTACAACATGACCATCAAGACGGACCGTTACACCTCAAGGGAGTACGCGGAGCGCGAGCGGGACGCGATCTGGATGAAGGTGTGGCAGATCGTCGGCCGTGCCGACGACCTGCCGAAGACCGGTGACTGGAAGAAACACAACATCGGAGATCAGTCGTTCATCATCGTCCGCGGCAAGGACGGCAAGCTTCGTGGCTTCGTGAACGCCTGCCGCCACCGCGGAAACGCACTGTGTATCACCGACACTGGGAACGCCAAGCGCGGCTTTCTCTGTCAGTACCATTTGTGGTCCTACGATCTGGAAGGCAGGCTGCGCGGCGTGCTGCGGGAAGAGCTCGCCGGACAGATCGACAAGACGGAGAACTCGCTGCACGAGGTGCCCGTCGACACCTTCGCCGGGTTCATCTTCCTCAACCCCGACCCCGGGGCCGCCCCGTTGCGCGAGTATCTCGGCGAGGACGTTTACCACCTGCTGGAGCCCTACAACATCGAACAATTCACCACCGTGATGGATGTGCAGGAGGCCATCGACTGCAACTGGAAGGTCGTGATGGATGCCTTCGAAGAGGGTTATCACATCAACGGCATCCATCCCCAGTTGCTCGCGGTGCTCCACATCAACCCGGCGACCGCGCGGTACCAGTTCTTCGAGAACCACAGCGTCGCAATGGCTCCGTTCGAGGTGGCGGGTGCCGGTGCCCAGGCGCAGGTCGACGGCATGATGGCCCTGCCGGAAACGTTCCCCGGTACGGCCGCGGTGATCCCGCGGTTCCAGGAACTCGTCGCGCCGTATCTGGACAAGGACGGGAAGGTGAACTTTCCCGACGGCGTCACCGCCCGTGCGCTGCTGCAAGAGGCCACCCGCGAGGTGCTGACCGGGATGGGACTCGATGTCAGTAACCTGACCGACGACCAGATGGTCGACAACCAGGGCTGGGTGTTGTTCCCCAACTACTTCATGACGGTGCGCGCCGGCGAATGCCACGTCATCACGTCGTCCCCGCTCCCCGACGGTGATCCCAACCGGTGCATCTGGCATGTGGCCAGCTACATGTATCTGCCGGAAGAGCACCGCTCCGCCTTCCACGCTGAACCGATCGTGGTGGAGGAGCCGGGCAGCTACAAGTACTTCGAGGCGCTGCAGCAGGACTACGTGCAGATGCCGCGTCAACAACTCGGCCTGCGCAACAACCGGCTCGACCACATGTCGTTGGTCAAGGAGGAAGTCGTGATCGCGCACTTCCATTCGGTGATCGACCGCCACATGGACGCTGCGCAGAACTGA
- a CDS encoding cytochrome P450: MTQPKTAATGEDVDAPNFFTDNQLLDDPYDYLAALREECPLRREPHHGVVMVTGYEEGVAIYNDTARFSSCTAVTGPFPGFPVPLEGDDVSELIAEHRDSLPFSDQLPTFDPPVHTAHRALLSRMLTPKRLKENEDFMWRLADQQFDVALTGGGEFIGDFASPFAMLVIADLLGVPESDHDEFRDALLSEAGTIGSSGGDAMHHSPLEYLYGKFTEYIADRRANPRDDVLNGIASATFPDGSTPEVIDAVRVAANLFAAGQETTVRLLSAAVMLIAEDPVLQANLRANRDLIPSFLEETLRYESPIRGDFRLSKVPVTVGGVDLPAGTTVMLVNAALNRDPRKFTQPDTFDLDRANARSHVAFGRGPHACPGAPLARAEGRITLERLFDRTTDIWIDEEKHGPADNRRYSYLPTFILRGLTRLHIGFC, encoded by the coding sequence GTGACTCAGCCAAAGACCGCGGCCACCGGCGAGGATGTGGACGCTCCGAACTTCTTCACCGACAACCAGCTACTGGATGACCCCTACGATTACCTTGCCGCGCTGCGCGAGGAGTGCCCACTGCGCCGCGAACCGCACCATGGCGTGGTCATGGTCACCGGGTACGAGGAAGGGGTGGCGATCTACAACGACACCGCCCGGTTCTCGTCGTGTACCGCGGTCACCGGACCGTTCCCGGGATTTCCGGTGCCGCTGGAAGGCGACGATGTCTCCGAACTGATTGCCGAGCACCGCGATTCGTTGCCGTTCAGCGACCAGCTGCCGACCTTCGATCCGCCGGTGCACACCGCGCACCGGGCGCTGCTGTCGAGGATGCTGACCCCGAAGCGCCTCAAGGAGAACGAGGACTTCATGTGGCGCCTCGCCGACCAGCAGTTCGACGTGGCGCTGACCGGCGGCGGCGAGTTCATCGGCGACTTCGCGTCCCCGTTCGCGATGCTCGTGATCGCCGACCTGCTTGGCGTGCCGGAGTCCGATCACGACGAGTTCCGGGATGCGTTGCTGTCCGAAGCGGGGACCATCGGCAGCAGCGGCGGCGACGCCATGCACCACTCGCCGCTGGAGTACCTGTACGGCAAATTCACCGAGTACATCGCGGACCGCCGGGCGAACCCCCGCGACGATGTGCTCAACGGGATCGCCTCGGCGACCTTCCCGGACGGCAGTACGCCGGAGGTCATCGACGCTGTTCGGGTCGCGGCCAACCTGTTCGCGGCAGGTCAGGAGACCACGGTGCGTCTGCTCAGCGCGGCAGTGATGCTGATCGCCGAAGACCCAGTGCTGCAAGCCAATCTGCGCGCCAACCGCGACCTGATTCCGAGCTTCCTGGAAGAGACACTTCGGTACGAGAGCCCGATCCGCGGCGACTTCCGGCTGTCGAAGGTTCCGGTCACCGTCGGCGGGGTGGACCTCCCCGCCGGTACCACCGTGATGCTGGTGAATGCGGCGCTCAACCGCGACCCGCGGAAGTTCACCCAACCCGACACCTTCGACCTCGACCGCGCCAACGCGCGCAGTCACGTGGCGTTCGGCCGAGGACCGCACGCCTGCCCGGGCGCCCCGCTGGCCCGCGCCGAAGGCCGCATCACCCTGGAGCGGCTCTTCGACCGCACCACCGACATCTGGATCGACGAAGAGAAGCACGGCCCGGCCGATAACCGGCGCTACTCCTATCTGCCGACATTCATCCTGCGCGGTCTCACCCGCCTGCACATCGGATTCTGCTGA